A stretch of Gymnodinialimonas phycosphaerae DNA encodes these proteins:
- a CDS encoding HAD family hydrolase — protein MPPELVIFDCDGVLVDSEPVSNQVTVDALAGMGIHMSLDEIMGMFVGKSMAQVAAGVRAMGAPLPGTDAQWITELYAETYARLRKGVDPIPGVVGVLDALDAAGVPYCVASNGSDQKMDITLGATGMAHRFERKRFSAHTLGVSKPDPELFFIAAKYMSVVPARAVVIEDSASGALGAQRAGMRCFGYAPMGGADLEEVGAQVFRTMDDLPALLGIAD, from the coding sequence ATGCCTCCTGAGCTGGTTATTTTCGATTGCGACGGGGTGCTGGTGGACAGTGAACCGGTGTCCAATCAGGTCACCGTGGATGCGCTGGCGGGCATGGGTATTCACATGTCGCTGGACGAGATCATGGGGATGTTCGTGGGCAAAAGCATGGCGCAGGTCGCCGCCGGGGTCCGCGCCATGGGGGCGCCGCTGCCGGGCACCGATGCCCAGTGGATCACAGAGCTTTATGCAGAAACCTACGCCCGCCTTCGCAAGGGCGTCGACCCGATCCCCGGCGTGGTTGGCGTGCTGGACGCGCTGGACGCGGCGGGCGTGCCCTATTGCGTCGCCTCCAACGGCTCGGACCAAAAAATGGACATCACGCTGGGGGCCACGGGCATGGCGCACCGCTTTGAACGCAAACGGTTTTCTGCCCATACCCTTGGGGTCTCCAAGCCGGATCCAGAGCTGTTCTTCATCGCCGCCAAATACATGAGCGTCGTGCCCGCCCGCGCCGTGGTGATCGAGGACAGCGCCTCGGGCGCATTGGGCGCGCAACGGGCCGGAATGCGGTGTTTCGGCTATGCGCCAATGGGCGGCGCGGATCTGGAAGAGGTCGGCGCGCAGGTGTTCCGAACCATGGATGACCTACCAGCCCTGCTTGGGATTGCGGACTAA